A single region of the Vicia villosa cultivar HV-30 ecotype Madison, WI linkage group LG4, Vvil1.0, whole genome shotgun sequence genome encodes:
- the LOC131595079 gene encoding protein MANNAN SYNTHESIS-RELATED-like, with the protein MSSMDLRQAFAGLLTLSMFMMLGNMIKKDHFDYSINDVEIQATEISQRESVTVTQPSLATVSHLSKKPFKKNEKGLKPCWNPPSALKQEEQYKGFIIFSLTNGPEYHILQIADAVVVARYLGATLVLPDIKNSKSGYSMNLGDVYDVENILNKLNRLVKVTKTLPPHVSTINTPIVKVPNKVSQDYIVKKIKPIYKTKGIIKIESNFPSRNNNSMDLLSCQAMFGTLELKSEIQEVAESIVQNLQTWSQESNGQFVAVELRTGCNGKDESGRKQCYQGHEIGEFLKKIGFGQETVVYVTQTKWSTDLNSFRYMFPKTYTKENVMSATEKEKFLSSESIEVEKAIDFYVCSQSDIFVPSIPGGLFYETVAGMRIVLGKNQIIVPSEIVSSSASAYEYMSPYVTKKNHFAYKCYC; encoded by the exons ATGTCTTCAATGGACTTGAGGCAAGCCTTTGCTGGCCTTCTCACTCTCTCAATGTTCATGATGCTTGGTAATATGATCAAGAAGGATCATTTTGATTATTCAATTAATGAT GTTGAAATTCAAGCTACAGAAATTTCCCAACGTGAATCAGTAACAGTTACTCAACCAAGTCTGGCCACAGTTTCACATCTAAGCAAAAAGCCtttcaagaaaaatgaaaaaGGACTGAAACCATGCTGGAATCCTCCTTCTGCACTCA AGCAAGAAGAACAATATAAAGGTTTTATCATATTCTCCTTAACAAATGGCCCTGAGTATCATATCTTACAG ATTGCAGATGCAGTGGTTGTAGCCAGATACCTAGGAGCCACTCTTGTTCTTCCTGATATCAAGAATAGCAAATCAGGATATAGCAT GAATCTTGGAGATGTTTATGatgttgaaaatattttaaataagctAAATAGGTTGGTGAAAGTAACAAAAACACTCCCTCCTCATGTGTCTACAATAAACACACCAATTGTAAAAGTACCAAACAAGGTCTCACAAGACTACATTGTGAAGAAAATCAAACCAATCTACAAAACAAAAGGGATTATTAAGATTGAATCAAACTTTCCCTCAAGAAATAACAACAGCATGGACTTACTTTCATGTCAAGCAATGTTTGGAACACTTGAGTTGAAATCAGAGATACAAGAAGTAGCTGAGTCAATAGTCCAAAATCTACAAACATGGAGCCAGGAATCAAATGGACAATTTGTTGCAGTGGAATTGAGAACTGGGTGTAATGGAAAAGATGAAAGTGGTAGAAAACAATGTTACCAAGGACATGAGATTGGTGAGTTTCTGAAGAAAATAGGATTTGGTCAAGAAACTGTTGTTTATGTCACTCAGACTAAATGGAGTACTGATCTTAATTCATTTAGATATATGTTCCCAAAAACATATACCAAG GAAAATGTAATGTCAGCCACTGAGAAAGAAAAGTTTCTAAGCTCAGAAAGCATTGAAGTTGAGAAGGCCATTGATTTCTACGTATGTTCTCAAAGTGATATCTTTGTGCCTTCAATTCCGGGAGGGTTATTCTATGAAACTGTTGCTGGGATGAGAATTGTGTTAGGCAAAAATCAAATAATAGTTCCAAGTGAAATAgtgagttcatctgcttcagctTATGAATACATGTCTCCATATGTGACCAAGAAGAACCATTTTGCTTATAAATGCTATTGCTGA